The genomic region AACTGTTACATAAACAGTCTGTTACACTGTGGTTTTCAGATTTAAGAATGTAACTGTTCCAAGGGGACGTAATGGACATCAAactacagaaaattaaaaaagagatgGTATGGAGTACATTATAGTTAAGGGTGAAGATATATCAGATAAAAACTCCACCTCTCTCAGTTCTCCCCCAACATGCTGACACACGAATTATCAACAACATTAAAAAGCTACCCAAAAGTTCTCTCCATCACTACAAGTATGAGCAATCCTAGCACCTTTACAGTACCATCCTCATTCCATTTAAGCCCAATGAAGGTAATGGAGACAGAGATTCACCCAGCCATCATCTTCATTCCTGAGTCTGCAGAAAGAGAGGAGGGCACTGTTGGTTGAGAACAGTCCCTACTGCTGGCAATAACAGCAGCACCTTCAAAATGTGCCATCAAGGAGAGCAGCCACTGGCAGGGAGAGGATTGATGCTCTGCCTAGCAAAGTGTGGGTTTTTCCTGATGCTTTCAAGTTTGCATTTTAAACTGTGCTcctttaagaagaaaatgaggAGAACTTAGTGATTTATCACCTCAGATAATACAGCAGCAAACTAATCttctgcagtttaaaaaaactCATCAGCTGAATTATCTTAATGCACTAAATCTGACAGGCAAAAAGCATTCCCATAAAAAGCTGTCCCCTTAAAGTTACAAGCCACATCACAAGTGCAAGCTCCTAATCAAAGTGTCAGAAGCAGAGCAGCTTTTACCAACGCTGAAAATCCAAGTAAGAACACAGACCGATCCTGCCCCCCTCGCAGCAGGAAAAAGAACTTTAGAAGGCTTTATGGGGAACTGGCTGGAAGTCGCTGGTTTTGGTGGCGTGTGCCATGGCCCTGCGCCTGGCCAGGCGggatttggagggaggggacagTTTCATGGAGCAGACAGCGTGGGCGGCGTTCTCCTGCTCCGAGCTCAGCTCGCTCTCGTGCTGGGACAGCTGCCGGTTCAGGGCTATGGCCTCGGCAGCAAACAGGGTCAGGTCCTTcgtgctgctgttcctggccaggcaaaaaaaaggaggaaacagTTTCAACACAGGCACTTCACCCACTTGGCCTCACAGCAGAATATCTATTTCCAAGCGTGCTTATTTCTTCTACCAAACCACTGAGACAGCAGGCAAAATGACCAGTTAAAACTGGCGTTTATCCTCCCTCAAGAGGACCAGCAATATATGACAAAAACactctgggattttggaaacAGCCACGGTTCTACTACTCCTTCTGCCAAGGACTTCTGATCATAAACACAGGAAGCCACCTGAGATGTCACCCTTACTTTCTACCTGTTCTCAAAGGATGGGCATATGGACCCATTCTGCTGTCTCTGTCCAGAGAACTGCAGTCCCACTGTAACTGCACCTGTGGcttaagaaaatgcatttctgatgGGAGAACCACCTGAAATCACCAGCAGCATAGAGACAGAAACAGCTGTGTGACTCAGGCTCTCTAGCATACAGAATCTCCCACCAATGAGGCTTGCCCTGCTCACAGTAAATGGATATTTTGAGTGCCACTAACTACAACAAAAGTCAGATCCAAGGCTGTGTTTATGGTGATTATTCACCCATCAGAAAGCAGTCTCTTTGGGAAACACACGCCTTTAtgcctttttctccccctcctgGGCAGCAAGCTGACAAAACCATCATTATCTCCTGTCTAAGATTAACATTGCACTGCAGGAATTCCCTCTAATGCTTTTCCCACAAACAAGCAAGATTAGATCATAAAGAAAATTCAGAGCTTTAATATTTCTGATGTTCTTAACAAAATTAGTGCGGCACATTTCTGAAGCTCCATTCTCAGCCAGGAATGTTACCTCCTAATTTGTCAATTCCTCTCTCCTACCCATTCTTTCAGTAATTATTCTTGGCCAAGTTTACAGATGTTTAGAAAATAAGCCCTACCTTTGAAGCACTTGAGGGGTGGGCAATCCCCTTTCAGGAGCCTGCTAGAAGAAGCAGTTAAGAGAAGTTAGTTACATATTAGCAGCTGGGGACCAAGCTTTCCCGAAAGTTGCAAAAACCAAGTGACTCCCCCAAATCTTTACAACTAACAGATACTGCAAATAAACTAATTCACTGTGGGCTTACAAATTACTGtttgaaaaacatatttcataATCTGTCTCCCCTCGTAAGAAGATTTCACAGCTTGCAGGTATAAGACTACAGTTTTGGAAGCTCTCCAGAGGGTCTATTCATTTTTCCTGAACTGGAAACTGAAACAAAAGAGGACACTGCTGTTCTTTTATAACCATATTTACCAGCATTCTGCATTACTATATTAGCACAATAATTTGTGTACTGCAGTGCTTGCTATTCACAAGAAAGCCATTTAAAATGCACAAAGcaataattaaacaaaacaaacacttaAAGGCTGACATATTCATCCAAGTATCTACcatgcagaaaaaataaagtcactGTGTATCATTTAATTAATCAAGATACAAGCACTGAAACACACAAGGACTCTAATAAAAAGTTAAGAGACGGGGAACAGCTTGTTTGCCACTTTGGAAGAAGAATAACTCTTAATATAAAGGGGGATACATACTCCTTGAACCCATGAATGTTGCAAAACTTGAGCAGCACTAAGTCTTTCTTTGGCATCACAAACCAGCAGCTTTGAGATGAGATCTTTGGCCTCAGAGGAAATATGTGACCAGTCCTTGTCAGGAAATTCATATTTGCCTTCCTGGATGCTCTCAAAAAGCTTGTTCtagcaaaggaaaaattactCAGTTGGAACACACTGCAACCAGAAGGTTTCTCATGTGAGACTTCCCACTCACTTTTATCTACCTAATGTGGAAGGCAACAACTGAAACCATCCAGTCTCTTTATGCAGCCACTGGAGAGTGACAGGCAGCTCCACAGAATGCCTCTGCAGCCTAAGATGGACACAATACACTGTCTGCTGAAAATGCTTCCCCCATCCCTCAGAGGGCAGCTAAAAAACtccatttttagaaaataaattcaggcCTTGCATGACAACCCTCCCAGGGCTCAGCTTTTATCTGAGGAATTGCAGTGACTACCATAAACCAGATCAAGGATTACAGAGTGGGATAGAGGGTGAGGAGAAGCTCTGAGATCTCACaacaggaggaaggagaggcagtTGCCCAACCTAACTTCAGCAACTGGCATTGCTCAACCTCTATACTGCAACCCTCACTTCTCAGTGACAGCTCATCCtcccagcatcaggcacagctcTCCACTGCTGACATTACAGCAAGTCCTACACCCAAAGCCCAGGGGAGAACTGCGCACCCCACACACAGCCAGGAAATGCACACTGACCTGGCAAACTCTGCAAACTTCTCCTCTGTCCCAGCCACAGTCCGTGCCGCAGTTGCCCACAAAAGGGGGGTAACCACTGAGCATGATGTACAGAATCACCCCCAGGCTCCACAGATCACACCTCTTGTCATAGAACGTGGCCTCCTCCATGAAGACTTCCACCACTTCGGGTGCCATGTATTCTGCAGAGCCACACTAAGAAACCAAATTCAAGCAAgtttttaaagggaaggtcATATCAAAACAAGACCCAGGTTTATCATGTTCCATTCTTTTACACCAAGTGAACCTTGGtgtaaaaacagaaattagGCATCAGTGAATACTGAAGTTCCTATAGCTCTTTAGAAGCATTACAAGTTGTTCCACGTGGCTGTGAACCTTTAATCCAAGGTCAAAATACTAATGTACATCTTTCAGGTTTTTAAATCTTATCCATACGCTTATCAGACAAGTGTGTCAGGGGAATACATTTCTGTAAGACTCCTGCAACActgtcagatttttctttcacagtaaATGGCAAAAGCAGAGGACTACAGTTTTTCAAACTAATGTGTATTATAAAGCTACACACTGATTAGAGAGCTTGCATTCTCCTTAGCTTGTTGGCATGGCTACAGAACCAAAACATGaagaaatgaacacaaaacTAAGGTTCAAAGTCTGTCCATAAGCACACAAAAATGGGCACAAAAAGTTTCCCTGTATGACTGTGTAAGAGGTAAGCAGGACCAAGGTGTCACGTGCTGGCCAACAGAATTAACACTGTGAGCTCCTGTGCTTTTGTGTATTTGCTCTGTGACTGGGAAAGTGAGCCAGTATTTACCACACATACATTCACTTGAAATGAACTGTCCAGCACTGGATGTAATGTCAGTAAGCTCTCTGGAAGGTCTCCTCTAAAGATAAGAAGAATTGTTTTCTAGtagaacaaaaacaaagcacaaaagcACAATAGGCTTCTCACCGGCGTTGTTAATTCAGGAGTAGTTATCGGAGTACATGCACTGTTCAGCTTCACCCCACTGCCAAGATCAAAGTCACATATTTTTACTGGTGatatcttaaaaaataataaaaaaaaaagtcaggaagACTGGGATTAATGcaaaatatatgaatatataaatgtgaAGTAGAAAACCCCAGGACAGAACACAAGTCCCTAGTGAGAGCCAGTTCCTTACAGCCACTTTCCACTCCTTGTATTCCCCAGCTGCACCCACACCATCAGCACCTGATcctgttactttattttttcatctggTTAGGCAAGTGCCAGTACACATGGGGGCACTTTGAAAACTGGTCATGTAATGTGACCAGCTGGCCTCTAAATACTGCTTGTCCATCTGGTTACTGGCTCAGAACAGATGAGGCTCTAgggtgtcactgctgtccctCTATAAGGCCAGTTGGCTTTTTATCTCTTAGCCAGATGTTCACATTTTCACAACTCAAAGAAGAATTTAGTCTCTTTTAAGATTAAGAATTAAGATTAAGAATTTAAGATTAAGAATTAATTTAAGAATTTAGTCTCTTTCTGTTAAATTTAGTTGAAGTTCACTAATGGGTTCAAAAGTTTTCAGGAAGACAAAAAACATAAGGGCTGTTTTTAAGAaccaagttttaaaaaaatcagtgtggGAAATTAAGAGACCCGAGCAGCACCTTTTCTGGAGATTCACACAGGATGTTTTCAGGCTTCAGGTCCCTATGAGCAATACCTAAACAGAGAGCACAAACGTTCATTAGAAAGGATACTCccctgttttatttcttgtaaCGTCTCATTATTAGAAGGTGGCTTTAGAAATATTCTAGGTCTGAGCTTGCTACACACACCTGCCTCTCTTAAATATAATAATTCAATTGTAAAGTGCAACAGTTAAAAGTCACTGTTGCATCCTGCTATACCTTTATCATCCTTAACTATACAGGAGAGTCCGTCAAGCAAATAAGAACATCAGAACGTTTTGTTAGGCCAAATTAATTATGTCCTTTAAAACCAGCTTATTGAGATGACTGACATGTAGGAAAGTTTAATTCTTTACACAGTTcgatgaaattatttttgtgcctTTTACAGTAAAGTTGTTCTTTACAGACAGATCAACTGGCTTGCTGAACTATCGGCACAGACAGTACTTGAGGCACTCTCCTCTGCAAAAAATCCCCTGGCTCACAGATGAAAATATCACTTTGAGATACATACTCATTGctgaagcaaatgaaaaattaaaggtTCAGTTAGAGATGCAGAAGAAAAGCTAAAGGAAAACAACCAAAGGGCTTCTTCATTCAACTCCTATCAGAATAGGCAAACCTAATGGGGCAGCACAAAGCTATCTTTGTATTCCACATGCAAGGTGGTTCTCTGTTGTCAAAGAAGTTCTTCAAATGCCTAAAAACACAATTTCTGGAACTTCTCCATTTAATATGATCAAACTCAATTGGAAGGTAGAAAACAAGAGGCAAAAATAATCAAATCAAATGAGCAACTTGGCTGTAATTTAACTGCAGTGTAGCCTTGATTTAGAAACTTACACTCCAAGAACACCTGATACTACTTCAGAGTACAGGAAGGAAAACTTCACCAAACTCCATGCAAGGGAGCTTTTAATGTCGTTTCTTCAGCACACTCCACAGGATGTGGCTTAAAATGTAACACCAGAGCCCAAATCCGAAGGTATCCGTGTTCATACTGACACAGTGCACATGGCCTGGGCACAAAAGATGGCACAATGAACCCACTGAGGTGGCCTTGCTGGCATTTACAGCACGGCTGACCAAACTCCCAACAACTGGCTTGGCTCACCAGGGGAAAGCCAACAGGGTCTTTTTGTATTCTTGTGTGAATTCAAATGTCTGATTATGTAACATTTGATTTTGTAGTtgcccagagcactgagaaaACAACTGCCTTTAAACATCCCTCCAGTAGATTATTACCAATAAAGCACAGGCATCCCAAGTGGGTGTAAGGCAGGATTATCATCCATCTGAGTTTTAAACTACTCCTGACAAAAGGATTAGTTGTCCTcattcaaatttttttaaaagcatttagcTATAGGACTTCACCATTAAGCTGTGCAATAAAACTGCTTTAATTTCCTGTTTACTTTAGTGCTCTGTATCCTACTtactaattattttaatgtcacACGGAAGAACCATAAagagaataataaaatgaaaaggggATGTGGCTGATTCTGCATGCTATGTCCCCcgctgtcccagctcagagcaaaCAAGAAAGCAGATTGCTGCTCTACAGTTATTTTAATCAAACACCTTTCTCTTGTTTGGGAAAAGGGGAATTAAAACTAAAAGCTGAGAACTACAGAAAGGTATTAGGTCAGTTGATGTTAAACTTCTTGAGTGGGGTACCTGGACTTTCAGCTGTTAAGAAACCCACTATAGCCCTACACatcaaaaagcattttcccaCATATTCTAAGCCTAAGTTTCCTGTTTCTTATATGTCCCATATCTCAAAGTCAAAATATTCTACATGCAGGTATTCAAGAAGCACCTTCTCTGAAGGTTTAACATTGAATTATCACATAGACAGGCTGTGAAGATTACAAAAACTCTTAATACAAACTAAATTTGGTTTCACATTCAGATTAACTTCTTGTAACAGTCACAACATGTGACAAGATCCACATTCCTCAGGTTTACCACTGTTATCCCTATGCATTGCTACCATTTTCTTAAGGGGTTCAACCTGTTGAGGTACCCAGTGCTGTGACTCCATCTCAGCATATAAACAATCCTGTGACTTAAAACTACAGACTGCAACTAAACATTTATAGAACCAGGGCCAGTACTAAGCAATTTAGGCAGCAAATGCAAATCTGCTGAGATCTACCAAGCTAATCAGAATGgcaaaaagtaaaagaaaaagtataTAAAATAACCCATAAACAGTCTCCAATTATGTGCCATTCTATTCAGAGCTAGTCACTGTAACACTAACTGAAGCTGCAAGGCCAGAAAATCACAACATAGGAAAGACTTCAAAAATATCCATCACATTCAGCCCAAAAATATATTCTGGGATGACCACAATGTACAGAAATTTTTGAATTTAAACCAAAGTATCGCCAAgtgaaaaaagcagcagaaaaatgccaacataaaaaaaaaatctctgcaaaCATAACTGCTTTAAATCTAAGCAAATTCCAAAGGAATTGAAGACACCTTCAAATAAGGGTTCACTTAGGTCTCTCAATTTAACAGTGAAAGTCTAAATGTGGGGGCCAAAAGCTACTACAAACCAACAGGTACTGTGACCAGCAGAAATTCTGAGTAATTACAAAAAGTAACTCTGTTGACCTTAAAGATGAGGAGATTAAATTTCTATTAGATCCCTTTTGAGTAACCTTTATATGGTGGCTTATGTAACAGGAATAAACAGATTCTACCCTAATGTTAACTCTCTCTGGATGACGATTCaagttttcttcttgaaaagCTTATACCACATTCACAATTACTTAAAATACtagaatatgaaaataatatCTTAGAGGAAAACAGCTTAAGTCATCTGGCATTGCTGTAAATGGGAACATTAGCAAAAGCTGCCTACTTAGAGATAAATATGCTTTATAACCCGAGTGTACAGTATTAAGCAGTAAAGATGGAGGTAGCCTTCTCTCACCTTTTGTATGAAGAAAGTCCAGAGCAGAGGCAATGTCTCTCACCACTTTGCTTGCTTCTCGTTCATTGAAGTGCTTCCTCTTTTGTATATGGGCCAGGATTGAACCTGTCAGGGTAACAGGTGAAAGAGAAAACCTCAGTATGAATGCTGAACTAGTTCCAAGTATCATGAATCCATAACCTCATTTTCACACTTtacagcagcttttcacagcaGGCAACTTCTGTGAAGCAAAGAGTGAAATGACTGAGAAGAAAaggcacagctgagcagctTCACCTCTGAAGTGTGCTAGAACATAATTTTCAATCAGTGAAGCTGTCTAGTTTAAGCACAACATGAGAGGAAATCACTTTTTACTGCCCCAGGACATGACTGGTCTGTTTTCCACACTCTGGGACAGTAGAGATTTGCCAACAGCACCAGTAAAACTCAAACATCAGCTAAGGAGATACATACACACTTCAGCAAAACCCAACCTACCCAAGGTCCTGGGTGGTCATGCTCAAACTCTCCTCATTTTCTATAATATCACCACTGAAACCCTGCCCTGAAAGTCAAGGATACATGTTCTATGCCTCAAAACCATCAAAGTAAAAAGATTTGACCTTTAAATACACATCGAATTTCCCACAGGCATAAAGACAAGGCTTCTGCATTGATATAAAATATGACAAAAGACCtctaaattaaaatacactGAAGGGCTGGTAGCTTGCAGACAGAGCCTCACTGGTATCCCTTTAACAAAGAATAAAGGGAGGTTTGATTCCTCATTTTCTTAAAGTGAATTCAATCAAACCTCTCAAAAGATTAAAAACCATGTAGCCCACAGAGATCCCAGCTCCCTAAGCAGCCTTACTATTGCCTTCTATTTTCTTATTCAGAGAGATGTATTTGCAAAAGCAATCAAGCAAAGAAATTCAAGAAGTAACTGCCATTTGTTATTAGCTCCAGTACACTCAACATTTTCTATCTCAGGTGATTTCACTTTTATTCTTCAGCTCTAGATGTGGAAGGAAATCTCCTACTGAGCAATTCCTATTCTAATACCAACAATGCTACTGCCACTCCTCCACAGTGAGAATtcagagagggaagagaaaggacATTCAAAAAGGACAGATGGACAAAAGACTGCTCAGCTATGCACAGCCATGCTGTGTCAGGTGGGTGGAGGAAGGCCACTTCGGACCAGGTTATTAGATTTCAAAAACAGACAATTTCCCTTGCCAAAATCAACACCTTCTAGTTTGCTACAGATTTCCTAAGTGCACCAAGTTCAAAGGGGTTTCCTGGTATAGTTGTTCTTTGCACCTTTAGAAAGCACTAACAATTCTTCAATATTTTCAGCCCTGTGGAAAAGACCCTACACTTTGCAAGAAAGAATACTAAGCCACTTGAAGTTCTCATTTCACTCAGCAGGTTCATCTGAAATTACCCTTCTGAATAGAGCTGATGTTCAAACTCTCTTAAATAAGAATTGTATCAATAGCGATATAAACATACTTTACTGACTTTATATTCAGCCTTTGTAGAGAATTCTCACAAAGAAAGAATAGCAGGGCACTCCTGCCACAGTTCTTCCTACCTCTCCAGTACTCATCAGAGAGAAAGCATCATATAGCAACTctcaaaatgcatttcagagggggaggggggggaagaggaaaaaactcTTAAATCATACAAATTCAATCTAATCAGCTCGATTTAAACTAATTCAATTATAAAATGCTGTCAGACAAGGATACTAAAGGGACTCTGGACATCACAGTGAACTGAAAACAGATaaaacaggagcagagctcCTTCAGTTCCAACAGCTACTAGAAGGCAAAGTTGAAAATGGAAAGCCCAAATTATGCTCCAACACTGAAAGAGCAGCCTCTGAGACTGGAGTTACTGAAGTAAGGCTTGTGTTGAAGATTAATGTTCTCATTCTTGCCAGCCTTGCCACTCACATCAGGATCTGCAGTGCATCAGATCTGACCCTAACTCCCATTCTTTGTCTTCAAACCACACACCTAACACTTCaaatactgatttatttttaagagaaaactAGCCTCAGCCCTAGCTGAGCCTGTAAAAACAGTAGCTAAGAGGGAAGGAGTAGCATTATTTTCCTCTCAGCAGCTGTGCAGGTACAGACAACCACAGACTCACAAAGAAGAGGGTTATCTAATGGAAGAATGTGGAGATGAAAAAAGAGACAAATGCAGATTCATCTCAATCAAGCCCCATTACAGCTAATTTTTCAGAGACATCTGTGCATTAAGACAATGCGTTATGggaaaacacaataaaaagaTGCAGCAATTTTGAGAAAAGTTAAACAAAAGCTTTTAGTCACAAAATACACACATCCATCTCTTTCAAAAATAGTTCTGCATCTATGCAgaaagaattttcatttcttgcaCATACAGTTTGGTCCTCAAAACCTTCTTGACCAGAGACAATAGATGCTGTTCTCTGGGCAGCAGGACACTCCAGAAGCTCAGTGTTCCTTTGAAGGGTTGGACACATGAACTCCTGGTTTTGCACAGCCATGCAATTAGTGTGTACTGTAATTATACTCATTATATGTAATTATATATGCAGACAAATGTGAGAAAGTCTATAAAGTGTTTGCTGCAGTTTTCTCATTCCCCAGGTGAGTGGGAAGTGCTGGAGCCCAGTGATCACTCAGGCTCACTTGATGGACTCTCAAAACACCCACAAGCACAACTGGTTCACAGTAACAGCAATCCCAGACACAGGCAAGATGATTTTCATAACAGACTTCCATGAGTTCCAGGCAATGAAGGCCATCCTACATCAAGGGAAAACTCTGCTGCACTAGGGTCATGCATAACACCTGACATCCTGTGTGTCTCCCCTTGCCTGAAGGTACTGTGACCTACTGACTGAATTTCAAACCTGCCACTTTAATAGAGCTGACATTTCCATCACTCAGCCATGGAAAGGGATTGCAAATGCATGACCAAACCCATCAATATTCCAGAATAGCCACACTTCAAGTTGTGTATAatactttttctgcttcttctcttGAAATTCTCAAGCATTTTAAAGTAAGTTCTTCAATTGCTACTTTAAAAATGATTCCATGAGTAAAGGCACAGTTTTTGCACAGTACCTCCTCGCAGCTTCTCAAAGACCAGGTAGTATCTTGTGTCATCTTCAAAAAATTCTATTAACTCCAaaatgttcctttaaaaaaaaagaaacacaaaagaatggaataaaagaaacaagcatGGAGTGTACACACAGCAATGAAGAGTTTCAGTGTAGATAACTAGGAAGCACCAAAAGTAACCAAAAATCCAAGTTCTAGTTAAACAAGTTGCTTTGGTTGCCTGTGGGACTAAAACCACATTTCCAACTCACAATGAAATTTAAGCATGGAAAACAGGCCAAACACCACAGTCGGACAGGATTGTGAGAGCTCTGCTACTGCTCAATTGACAGGAAGATAACTGGTAGTAGGttgtatttaataatttaaaatactgcatttgtgctgaaggcagaaataaagaaaaaataattaaactggCATTCTTTCTCTCTGGAAatcacaaagcaaaacacacagGGCTCAAAGGACACAGGCATCTGTCAACAAGATATTAAATCCAGCTCTTTAGTTGTCATTTTTACACTAACTCGTGTTTAGCTCATGTAAATTCTTCACAGTACAAATACCCCAGGTTGCTTTGAGAATGCCAAAGATCTAAGTCAgaattttttacatttaatgGTACgcccaaaccccaaaattctgcATATGGTCGTGTGAGCTTGAGTTTTCCATCAGTTGTACGCTGGATGAGCATTTACTCTTAACCTCACAAAAGATGAAAGACATTGTCTGCTCCACTACAGCACAACATAAGCCCATGAGTTTGGAAAACAAgttggttttaaaattatttctgtgtgcTATATTAAGTATTTGTTTGAAAAACTCAGTATAAACTGCACAATTGTAATATATATACCATGTGTTGTATATACATTCTAGATTAACAGAGACATCTAAAAGTAGCTTCAGAACTTGCTCGAACCCATCACAGAGCTTCCAGAGCACGCTGCCAGTGCCTGCACACTCCTTTTCATCCTCTTCAGACATGAGTAGCAGCTCTATAGCTGTTTCATCCTGTGACTACATGAAGTCAGCACACATCCAGATGAGAACTATGTTAGTTTTTTGCTGATCTAAGAGCTCCAGGGCAAAAGCAGAAGGCTGACACAAGGAGGAGGACAAACCACACATCAGGAAAAGCAATGTTAAGATTTCCTTTCCACAGCAGCTGGTACCATGTCAGCTTTTGCTGGTGGTGAG from Cinclus cinclus chromosome 8, bCinCin1.1, whole genome shotgun sequence harbors:
- the MKNK1 gene encoding MAP kinase-interacting serine/threonine-protein kinase 1, producing the protein MFCHTEMVSSQPVPIADSGKRKKKKRTRATDQVPGKFEDLYKLTAELLGEGAYAKVQGAVSLQTGKEYAVKIIEKNAGHSRSRVFREIETLYQCQGNRNILELIEFFEDDTRYYLVFEKLRGGSILAHIQKRKHFNEREASKVVRDIASALDFLHTKGIAHRDLKPENILCESPEKISPVKICDFDLGSGVKLNSACTPITTPELTTPCGSAEYMAPEVVEVFMEEATFYDKRCDLWSLGVILYIMLSGYPPFVGNCGTDCGWDRGEVCRVCQNKLFESIQEGKYEFPDKDWSHISSEAKDLISKLLVCDAKERLSAAQVLQHSWVQGQAPERGLPTPQVLQRNSSTKDLTLFAAEAIALNRQLSQHESELSSEQENAAHAVCSMKLSPPSKSRLARRRAMAHATKTSDFQPVPHKAF